CAGCGTCGGCGGGGTGTCGGCGGTGACCTCGCCGGTGGTCAGGTCACCGATCGTGCGGCGCCACTCTTCGGCGAGCCGGGACAGCACCGCGGCGATCAGGTCGGCCAGCGGGATGTCGCGCTCGCCGAGCAGCACGCTGCCGTCGTCGACGTGGCGCTTGGGGTTGGGCTCGAAGCGGGCCGGGTCGAGCCGGGAGCTGTGCACCGCGTCGCGGCCGACCACCAGCGGCGCGTCGCCCGGCGGCGCGTAGACCGCCGAGGGCAGCAGGGGCGAGCCGTCGACCAGCAGCGGGCGCACCCGACCGTCGGGCCAGCGCACCACGGCCACCGTGTGCGAGGTCCCGAAATCGACCCCCAGCGCGGCCCCCGGTGACATGCCGCCGAGCCTACCGGTGCGACGCCCGCCGCTCGGACCAGTTGATCAGCGTCCGGTGAAGTCCGGTTTGCGTTTTTCGACGAAAGCGGCCATGCCCTCGCGCCGGTCGTCGGTCGCGAACAGGGCGGCGAAGAGCTGGCTCTCCCAGGCGAGCGCCGACGTGAGATCCATCTCAAGGCCGCCGTCGATCGCGACCTTCGCCGCGCGGATGGCCTGGGCCGGACCGGTCAGGTAGGGGCGGACCAGCTCCACCGCGGCCGCGTAGACCTCGGCCGCCGGGACGACCTGGTCGGCGAGCCCGATCCGCAGCGCCTCGGCGGCGTCGACCATCCGGCCGGACAGGACGATGTCTTTGGCCTTGGCCGGGCCGACCAGCCGGGCCAGCCGCTGGGTGCCGCCGGCGCCGGGGATGATGCCGAGCTTGATCTCCGGCTGGCCGAGCTTGGCGTCGTCGGCGACGACCCGCCAGTCGCAGGCCAGCGCCAGCTCACAGCCGCCGCCGAGGGCGTAGCCGGTGATCGCCGCGACGACCGGCTTGGGGATGCGGGCCACCGCACCGAGCGCCGCGGACAGGTCGGCCGCCCGGCTCGACATGTCCACGTAGGACATGTTGGCCATCTCCTTGATGTCGGCGCCGGCGGCGAAGACCTTCTCGCCTCCGTACACGATGACGGCGCGGACGCTGTCGTCCGCGGTCGCCTCGGTGGCCGCGGCCCGGATCTCCTCCTGCACCTGGGTGTTGAGCGCGTTCATCGGCGGCCGGTCGAGCCGGATCGTGCCGATGCCGTCGTGCTTTTCCAGCCTGACGAGCTCGCCCACGTCACACCTCCATGTGCTTCTGGCGTCCGAGACACATTACGGGGTCCGCGGTTGGGTAACGTGGAGGCAGGGGTCCTTTCTGGTGGTAGGGATGATCACTTACTACAACGACCGTGCCGTGCGGGTCACGTCCCAGGCGATCCAGGTCGCCGGGCGCAGCTACCCGCTGGCCACGCTGTCCCGGGTCTGGCACCGGCGCGGCGACCGGTCGCTGCGCACGGTCGCCGGGCGGGGCGCGATCGGGGTCGCGCTGATCTCCCCGCTCGTCGCCGCCGCCATCGGCATCGTGGTCGCCCTGCGGCTGCACACCTCGACGGCGACCACGGTGCTGATCGTCGGCGGCTCGGTGCTGGTCGGCCTGGCCGCCGCGCCGCTGGCCGACTTCCTGCTCGGCCGCCTCGACCTGTCCTACTCGAAGGGTTCCCGGGCGTTGGAGATCTGGGCCGAGGTGGGTGGCCGGCCGACCCTGCTGGTGCAGACCGCCGACGCGCTGAAGTTCGGGCAGATCTACCGGGCGCTGCAACGCGCACTCGAAGCCGCACCGAGGTATTGACGGGGGCGGTTTTGCTGTAGTGGTGACCGTCTACTTCCGCGATCAGCACGTCCAGGTGACGTCCGATGCGGTGCGGGTCGACGGGGCCACGTTCCCAGTGGCGGCGTTGCAGCTCGTCTGGCACCGCCGTGGCCCCGCCACGACCCGCACGATGTCCCGGCGCTTCGGCCGGGGCGTCCTCATCCTGGTCATCTCGATCCTGCCGCTCGCGGCGATCGTCTGTGCCATCTCGCTCGTCTACTCCGCGACTGACCGGTCGGCCTGGGGGCTGGCGATCGTCGTGCTCGCTGTGGGGGTGATCGGCGCCCTGGTCCTGGCCCCGTTCGCCGAGATCCCGCTCGGCTGGCTGGACCGCTCCTATGACCGGGGCACCGTGGTCAGCGAGCTGTGGGTGCGCTACGCGGGGGAAGACCTGATGCTTCTGCGTACGTCGAACACGCTGCGCTTCGGTCAGATCTACCGAGCCGTCCAACGCGCCGTCGAGCAGCAGAACCCCCGCTAGGCCCGGGTGAGCCGGGCCTGTGCGGCGGCGGCGTGCGGCGAGGCGAGGTCGGTGTAGAGGTTGCGGGCCTTGACCCACATCTCGGTGCCCGCCTCGACGTCACCCCACTCGACCAGCACGTCGCCGAGCAGCAGCAGGGCGGCCGCGATGCCCGGGCGGTGACCGGACTCCCGGTGGATCTTCAGCGCGCTGCGCACGTTGCGGATCGCGTCGGGCGCCACGCCCAGGTCGTGCGCGCAGCTCGCCAGGACCCGCAGCGCCTGCCCTTCGAGGATCCGGAAGCCGGACTGCCGGGCCAGGTCGAGCGCGGTCTCCGCCAGGTCCTGGCCGTCGGTCGGGCGGCCCTGCTCGCGGCGCAGGTCGGCCAGCGCGGCCAGCGCGCCGACCTCGGTGTGCGGGTAGGCCGCCCGCCGCGCCAGCCGGATCGCCTCGTCGAGCGCGTCGGCGGCCTGGTCGAGGTCGTCGTTGCCGTGGTAGGCCATGCCGAGCGCCTTGTGCGCGTCGGCCAGCAGGCGCGACCGCTCGGTCTCGATGCCGATCTCGATCGCCCGGCGGGCCGTGCGGATCGCCTCCTCGCCCTCGCCGCACGCGGCGTGCACCTGGGCGAT
This genomic interval from Asanoa ferruginea contains the following:
- a CDS encoding enoyl-CoA hydratase/isomerase family protein; translated protein: MGELVRLEKHDGIGTIRLDRPPMNALNTQVQEEIRAAATEATADDSVRAVIVYGGEKVFAAGADIKEMANMSYVDMSSRAADLSAALGAVARIPKPVVAAITGYALGGGCELALACDWRVVADDAKLGQPEIKLGIIPGAGGTQRLARLVGPAKAKDIVLSGRMVDAAEALRIGLADQVVPAAEVYAAAVELVRPYLTGPAQAIRAAKVAIDGGLEMDLTSALAWESQLFAALFATDDRREGMAAFVEKRKPDFTGR
- a CDS encoding DUF6232 family protein, giving the protein MITYYNDRAVRVTSQAIQVAGRSYPLATLSRVWHRRGDRSLRTVAGRGAIGVALISPLVAAAIGIVVALRLHTSTATTVLIVGGSVLVGLAAAPLADFLLGRLDLSYSKGSRALEIWAEVGGRPTLLVQTADALKFGQIYRALQRALEAAPRY
- a CDS encoding DUF6232 family protein encodes the protein MTVYFRDQHVQVTSDAVRVDGATFPVAALQLVWHRRGPATTRTMSRRFGRGVLILVISILPLAAIVCAISLVYSATDRSAWGLAIVVLAVGVIGALVLAPFAEIPLGWLDRSYDRGTVVSELWVRYAGEDLMLLRTSNTLRFGQIYRAVQRAVEQQNPR